From the genome of Triplophysa rosa unplaced genomic scaffold, Trosa_1v2 scaffold563, whole genome shotgun sequence, one region includes:
- the LOC130551037 gene encoding dipeptidyl aminopeptidase-like protein 6 — protein LLDVEANEELNTTVNNTQMPKVEYKKFNVDDYCLNFQILKPAGFVETAHYPLLLLVDGTPGGQVVTEQFEVDWTTVLVSSFNTVVMRLDGRGSGFQGTNLLHRVQKKLGEFEERDQLEALRLISQLKYIDMSRIGVYGKAYGGYLVSRLLRSDESPNMFKFKIKCGTAVSPITDFSLYASAFSERYLGSPQFNKREYEMARLADHIEQMKDKKLLIIHPTADEKVHFQHTAKFITHMISEKANYTLQIYPDEGHFIHSKDSQQHLSQSLVNFFVECFRPPEMLSEDKLEQDNEDDG, from the exons AGCTGCTGGATGTGGAGGCCAATGAAGAGTTAAACACCACAGTAAACAACACACAGATGCCCAAAGTAGAGTACAAGAAGTTCAATGTAGACGATTACT GCTTGAACTTCCAGATTCTGAAACCAGCTGGATTTGTAGAAACAGCCCATTACCCATTACTGCTGCTTGT GGATGGCACCCCTGGTGGGCAGGTGGTGACGGAGCAGTTTGAGGTGGACTGGACAACTGTACTTGTCAGCTCCTTCAACACTGTAGTCATGCGTCTTGATGGCCGAGGCAGTGGATTTCAGGGGACAAACCTTCTTCATCGAGTTCAGAAGAAACTGGGAGAGTTTGAGGAGAGAGACCAACTAGAAGCTCTTAG ATTAATATCACAGCTGAAATACATTGACATGTCAAGAATTGGAGTTTATGGAAAG GCGTATGGAGGATATTTGGTCAGCCGACTCTTACGCTCAGATGAATCTCCAAACATGTTTAAATTCAAAATCAAGTGTGGCACAGCCGTCTCGCCCATTACAGATTTCAGCTTGTATG CTTCTGCATTTTCAGAACGATATTTAGGATCACCACAGTTCAATAAGCGAGAATACGAG ATGGCACGTTTGGCAGACCACATAGAGCAAATGAAGGACAAGAAACTCTTAATAATTCATCCAACGGCTGATG AGAAAGTCCATTTTCAGCACACAGCAAAATTTATCACCCACATGATCAGTGAAAAGGCCAATTATACATTACAG ATCTACCCAGATGAAGGACACTTCATTCATTCGAAAGACTCACAGCAACATCTGAGTCAGTCACTGGTCAACTTCTTTGTAGAATGTTTCAGACCACCGGAGATGCTAAGCGAGGACAAACTGGAGCAGGACAATGAAGACGACGGTTAA